Proteins from a genomic interval of Eisenibacter elegans DSM 3317:
- a CDS encoding AIM24 family protein, with translation MSQTSLTYRVIDEYFKQILEIKLEPGRALQGDARALLYLDEEVAIQTQAIRLSDYMPKQAPPPPPPEAVFEEEDDDDDWSDAPAPKEEEDDYNPPLIEKAFWALKSWVRGRKIEFESEDTLPPDLPPWEDEEDDILEEEEDIPPPSQPPPPTEKPYFYLTRFQNNSEYLRTVAFVAPRMGRIVRIDLEELHEQTLLFQRGAFLCASAEAVLSHYDDLDVALNAYDKHGFVLEKLQGQGTAFVYGNGVMVEKLLNDDVIEVNLANVIAYEPSISMDLSRARRLTTLYGQAQTILVPMAGTGSIWLQTSHLHQFAQDLTPYFPVAQDLMAPIMERVEASLQDLGGVQTETVERSSAAPPPPPPVFAQMPLEEKNAYAADDDDLSDYLADEPVAMASPPNNPPEFDPSAFGKDDFDSDSFDEDDFGDDDDDDDFEANLREMMGG, from the coding sequence ATGAGCCAAACCTCTCTCACATATCGAGTCATTGATGAGTATTTCAAGCAGATTCTTGAAATCAAACTCGAACCCGGCCGCGCCCTTCAGGGCGATGCCCGAGCTTTATTGTACCTCGATGAAGAGGTGGCCATCCAAACACAAGCCATTAGGCTCTCAGATTATATGCCCAAACAAGCTCCGCCCCCACCGCCGCCAGAGGCGGTTTTTGAGGAGGAGGACGATGACGACGACTGGAGCGATGCCCCCGCACCCAAGGAAGAAGAAGACGATTATAATCCCCCATTGATTGAAAAAGCCTTCTGGGCGCTCAAAAGCTGGGTGCGTGGACGAAAGATAGAGTTTGAGTCAGAAGACACACTCCCACCAGACCTACCCCCTTGGGAGGATGAGGAAGACGACATATTGGAGGAAGAGGAGGATATCCCGCCGCCATCACAGCCCCCCCCACCTACAGAAAAGCCGTATTTTTATCTCACACGCTTTCAAAACAACAGCGAGTACCTGCGGACAGTGGCCTTTGTTGCTCCACGAATGGGTAGGATTGTCCGTATTGACCTCGAAGAGCTACACGAGCAAACCCTGCTTTTTCAGCGCGGAGCCTTTCTTTGCGCCTCGGCAGAGGCGGTCTTGAGTCATTATGATGACCTCGATGTCGCGCTCAACGCCTACGACAAACACGGGTTTGTGCTCGAAAAACTACAAGGCCAAGGCACTGCCTTTGTATATGGCAATGGCGTAATGGTCGAAAAGCTGCTCAACGATGATGTCATCGAAGTCAATTTGGCCAATGTGATTGCCTATGAGCCTTCTATCAGTATGGACTTGAGCCGTGCGCGCCGCCTGACGACTCTCTATGGCCAAGCTCAAACCATTTTAGTGCCTATGGCCGGAACGGGCAGCATTTGGCTGCAAACTTCGCATTTGCATCAGTTTGCCCAAGACCTTACCCCTTACTTCCCCGTAGCCCAAGACCTCATGGCTCCCATTATGGAGCGGGTAGAAGCTTCTCTGCAAGATTTAGGCGGCGTACAGACCGAAACCGTAGAGCGCAGCAGTGCAGCGCCCCCGCCTCCACCGCCAGTGTTCGCACAGATGCCACTCGAAGAAAAGAACGCCTATGCAGCGGATGACGATGACCTTAGCGATTACTTGGCCGATGAGCCCGTAGCAATGGCATCGCCTCCCAATAACCCCCCCGAATTTGACCCTAGCGCCTTCGGAAAAGATGATTTTGATTCTGATAGCTTTGATGAAGATGATTTTGGCGATGATGATGACGACGACGATTTTGAGGCCAACCTACGCGAGATGATGGGCGGCTAG
- a CDS encoding CocE/NonD family hydrolase, whose amino-acid sequence MQYTKRYPLYLLLWLWLGLSAFVGYAQTEEFLPQEHYNKQEVYITMRDGVKLFTAIYTPKDISKTNKYPILMQRTCYSVGPYGVENFPKRLGPSETLMREKYIFVYQDVRGRFMSEGEFDNMRPQLEQGVKHPKNAIDESTDTHDTIDWLVKNVPHNNGNVGQWGISYPGFYSAVGTLANHPALKASSPQAPIADFYFDDFHHHGAYFLSYFLATPVFGYQKTAPTDKPWYQMVRPETRDGYQFYLDMGPLSNASKYYGEDNIFWKQLSEHPDYDGFWQKRNLLPHLKNVKHAVMTVGGWFDAEDLYGPLNIYKTLERNNPGINNTIVMGPWSHGDWARNSGDQVINHISFGKNISKFYQEEIEAPFFRYHLKGGDTPKLPEAYLFDTGRKEWAKFDQWPLPQAQKTAFYFHPKGKLSTQAPNNAEGVSTFVSDPDKPVPYTEDIKIVFTPRQYMTGDQRFAARRPDVLVFQTEPLTEDLTIAGEIMAKLKVAITGTDADWVVKLIDVYPDDTPNDEFTPKHKQLSGYQQMVRSEVIRGRYRNSYEKPEPFTPNQVTDINLPLQDVLHTFKKGHRLMIQVQSTWFPLIDRNPQKYVDNIFKAKEEDFIKATHSVFHNKVHSSLIELPVLK is encoded by the coding sequence ATGCAATACACAAAACGCTACCCGCTATATCTGTTGCTCTGGCTATGGCTGGGCTTGAGTGCCTTCGTAGGCTATGCCCAAACGGAAGAGTTTTTGCCTCAAGAGCATTATAACAAACAGGAGGTCTATATTACCATGCGCGATGGGGTGAAGCTCTTCACCGCCATTTATACGCCCAAAGACATTAGCAAAACCAACAAATACCCTATCCTGATGCAGCGTACTTGCTACAGTGTAGGGCCTTATGGAGTGGAAAACTTTCCGAAGCGTTTGGGGCCTTCTGAAACGCTGATGCGCGAAAAGTATATCTTCGTCTATCAGGATGTGCGTGGCAGGTTTATGTCTGAAGGCGAGTTTGACAATATGCGCCCACAACTGGAACAAGGCGTAAAACACCCCAAGAACGCCATTGATGAGAGCACCGATACCCACGATACCATCGACTGGCTGGTCAAAAATGTACCCCACAACAACGGCAACGTAGGCCAGTGGGGCATCTCATACCCAGGATTTTATAGTGCTGTAGGTACTTTGGCTAACCACCCCGCCCTCAAGGCTTCGTCGCCACAGGCACCCATTGCCGATTTTTATTTTGACGATTTCCACCACCACGGCGCTTATTTCTTGAGTTATTTTTTGGCTACCCCCGTGTTTGGCTATCAGAAAACAGCCCCTACTGACAAGCCTTGGTACCAAATGGTACGCCCTGAAACCCGCGACGGCTATCAGTTTTACCTCGATATGGGGCCGCTCAGCAATGCGAGCAAATATTATGGAGAGGACAACATCTTCTGGAAGCAACTCTCCGAACATCCCGATTATGACGGGTTTTGGCAGAAGCGTAACCTGCTTCCACACCTCAAAAACGTAAAGCACGCCGTGATGACCGTCGGCGGATGGTTTGATGCCGAAGACCTCTACGGTCCGCTCAACATCTACAAAACCCTAGAGCGCAACAACCCGGGCATCAACAATACTATCGTAATGGGCCCTTGGAGCCACGGCGATTGGGCGCGCAACAGCGGAGACCAAGTCATCAACCACATTTCTTTTGGCAAAAACATCTCGAAGTTTTACCAAGAAGAAATCGAAGCGCCGTTTTTCCGCTACCACCTCAAAGGCGGCGATACCCCCAAGCTACCCGAAGCCTACCTTTTCGATACCGGACGCAAAGAATGGGCTAAGTTTGATCAATGGCCGCTGCCACAAGCACAAAAAACAGCCTTTTACTTCCACCCCAAGGGAAAACTCAGCACCCAAGCCCCTAACAATGCCGAGGGTGTATCGACCTTCGTAAGCGACCCCGACAAGCCCGTTCCTTATACCGAGGACATCAAGATTGTGTTTACCCCACGACAGTATATGACCGGCGACCAACGCTTTGCTGCCCGCCGCCCTGATGTGCTGGTGTTCCAAACCGAGCCCTTGACAGAGGACCTCACCATTGCCGGGGAGATTATGGCCAAGCTTAAGGTAGCCATCACGGGTACGGATGCCGACTGGGTCGTAAAACTTATCGATGTATACCCTGACGACACGCCTAACGATGAGTTTACCCCAAAACACAAGCAGCTCAGCGGTTACCAACAAATGGTGCGCAGCGAGGTAATCCGTGGGCGCTATCGCAACAGCTACGAAAAGCCCGAACCCTTTACGCCCAACCAAGTAACCGACATCAACCTTCCACTGCAAGATGTGTTACACACCTTCAAAAAAGGCCATCGACTGATGATTCAGGTGCAAAGTACTTGGTTTCCCCTCATCGACCGCAACCCACAGAAGTATGTCGACAACATCTTCAAAGCCAAAGAAGAGGACTTTATCAAAGCTACCCACAGCGTGTTTCACAACAAAGTACATAGCTCTCTCATCGAGCTGCCTGTATTGAAATAA
- a CDS encoding M16 family metallopeptidase, with protein MNKSLTPWRIAGLLACLWLCLTSSLSAQNQTAIPLDPQLRIGILPNGMKYYLRQNSRPEKRVELRLAVNAGSLLEDEDQLGLAHFVEHMCFNGTKNFAKNEIVSYLQSVGVAFGADLNAYTSFDETVYILPIPTDKPEIVQQGLQILEDWAHLVSFEGEEIDKERGVIVEEWRSRLGGEERMMRQYLPVLYYGSRYPERLPIGDVELIKNFKHEAIRRYYNDWYRPDLMAIMAVGDIDLDQMEAQIKAQFGAIPTKQNPRERTVFEVPGHAETLVKVAKDKEANFTTVRLYYKHPLKPTQTLDDLRNDLAVELVSQMLNARLSEWMQKEGTPLVSASAGDGSLGRESSVFQLFSATNESKVREALKILLEEAKRARIHGFTEGELVRAQKVVLQRYEKAYKDRNTTESARLVNQYIQHFLTQQPIPGAEFMYAFVQEQLPNLELSMLNSLAQSLISKENRVIIVTAPEKEELEIPTEEDIQKIIKQVDINRVEPYQDKVLADKLMTALPKPGSIKKTKNLSELPGVQHWVLSNGVEVIVKPTKFKDDEILVYAYTPGGYSVLTEEQQRHAFFATSIVAEGGIAEFDNTDLQKMLSGKNARVTPFITTTNQGINVSTNPTDLETALQLLHLYITNPRYSEQAFNTWRDKTAGIVQNLGANTQFYFLVELNKLFYQDHPRAPIVLPSVEILNSLQAQTAFEVYKNRLCDASKMTVVVAGNVDETQLRELSVQYLASLPVSNRKEAPKDLGLRFTTQPLSQTLQKGSDPKSYVGIAYGGSMPYSTQNILKLSALGSLLTNKLIEQLREEIGGVYGTGANASLTASPNPSYTVVVSFPCAPENVNTLREAVFAEIAKIQQGQISEKDMTKVTETLKRDWETNQQRNQFWVNALSDMFQHKLPLSDLKAYPSYIDELKKEDLQALAKQVFQDNRIELVVNPE; from the coding sequence ATGAATAAGTCTCTTACTCCTTGGCGTATTGCGGGGTTGTTGGCTTGCTTGTGGCTATGCCTTACCAGCAGCTTATCAGCTCAAAATCAAACAGCAATCCCCCTAGATCCTCAACTGCGCATCGGCATCCTCCCCAATGGGATGAAATATTATCTACGCCAAAACAGCCGCCCTGAGAAGCGGGTCGAGCTACGTCTGGCCGTCAATGCAGGTTCTCTGCTCGAAGACGAAGATCAGCTCGGCTTGGCACACTTTGTAGAGCATATGTGTTTTAACGGTACTAAGAACTTCGCCAAAAACGAAATTGTCAGCTACTTACAGTCGGTAGGGGTAGCCTTTGGGGCAGACCTCAACGCCTACACCAGCTTCGACGAAACGGTCTATATTCTCCCCATTCCCACAGACAAGCCTGAGATTGTGCAACAAGGTCTGCAAATATTGGAAGACTGGGCGCATCTTGTCAGCTTTGAAGGCGAAGAAATAGACAAAGAGCGTGGCGTGATTGTAGAAGAATGGCGTTCGCGCCTTGGTGGCGAAGAGCGGATGATGCGCCAGTACTTGCCTGTGTTATATTACGGTTCGCGCTATCCTGAAAGACTGCCCATCGGGGATGTAGAACTAATCAAAAACTTCAAACACGAGGCCATCCGCAGATATTATAACGATTGGTATCGCCCCGATTTGATGGCCATTATGGCCGTAGGTGATATTGACCTCGACCAGATGGAGGCGCAAATAAAGGCGCAATTTGGCGCTATTCCTACAAAACAAAATCCACGCGAACGTACCGTATTTGAAGTACCCGGCCATGCCGAAACACTAGTAAAAGTAGCCAAAGACAAGGAGGCTAACTTTACGACAGTGCGCCTGTACTACAAACACCCGCTCAAACCAACACAAACCTTGGACGACCTACGCAATGACTTGGCCGTGGAGTTGGTCTCACAAATGCTCAACGCCCGCCTCAGCGAATGGATGCAGAAAGAAGGTACACCACTAGTATCTGCCTCTGCCGGAGATGGTAGCCTAGGGCGCGAAAGCAGTGTTTTTCAGTTGTTTTCGGCTACCAATGAAAGTAAAGTACGCGAAGCGCTCAAGATTTTACTCGAAGAGGCCAAACGCGCCCGTATCCACGGCTTCACGGAGGGAGAGCTTGTCCGTGCTCAGAAAGTGGTGCTTCAACGCTACGAAAAAGCCTACAAAGACCGCAACACCACCGAATCAGCGCGATTGGTCAATCAGTATATACAACATTTCTTAACTCAGCAACCTATCCCGGGCGCAGAGTTTATGTATGCTTTCGTCCAAGAACAGCTGCCAAACCTCGAATTATCTATGCTCAATAGTTTGGCTCAAAGCCTGATTAGCAAAGAAAACCGTGTGATTATCGTTACAGCTCCCGAAAAAGAAGAACTTGAGATTCCTACCGAAGAGGATATACAAAAAATTATCAAACAGGTAGATATCAACCGTGTGGAGCCTTATCAGGATAAAGTACTGGCAGACAAGCTAATGACGGCGCTACCCAAGCCCGGAAGCATTAAGAAAACCAAGAATCTATCAGAGTTGCCAGGTGTACAACATTGGGTGCTTTCTAACGGTGTAGAAGTCATTGTAAAGCCTACCAAGTTCAAAGATGACGAAATATTGGTATATGCCTACACCCCCGGCGGCTACTCTGTATTGACCGAAGAGCAACAACGCCACGCTTTTTTTGCTACAAGTATTGTCGCCGAAGGTGGCATAGCAGAATTTGATAATACAGACCTACAAAAAATGCTCAGTGGTAAAAATGCCCGTGTAACCCCTTTTATCACCACCACCAATCAAGGGATTAATGTCAGCACCAATCCTACTGACCTCGAAACGGCCTTACAACTCCTGCATCTATACATTACCAACCCGCGCTATAGCGAACAAGCATTCAATACTTGGCGTGACAAAACAGCGGGGATAGTTCAAAATCTAGGCGCAAATACGCAATTCTACTTCCTAGTAGAGCTGAACAAGCTCTTTTACCAAGACCATCCCCGTGCGCCTATCGTGTTGCCTTCGGTCGAAATACTCAACAGTCTTCAGGCACAAACAGCCTTTGAAGTCTACAAAAACCGCCTCTGCGATGCTTCAAAGATGACGGTAGTGGTAGCTGGTAATGTAGATGAAACCCAACTGCGGGAATTGAGCGTACAGTACCTAGCCTCTCTGCCCGTAAGCAACCGCAAAGAAGCTCCCAAAGACCTAGGGCTGCGCTTTACTACCCAACCGCTAAGCCAAACCCTCCAAAAAGGAAGTGATCCCAAAAGCTATGTCGGTATCGCCTATGGTGGGAGTATGCCCTATTCCACGCAAAATATCTTGAAACTGAGCGCACTAGGCTCGCTACTCACCAACAAACTTATCGAGCAACTCCGCGAAGAGATTGGCGGTGTGTATGGTACAGGAGCCAATGCCAGCCTAACAGCCTCACCCAACCCATCGTATACGGTAGTGGTCAGCTTCCCTTGTGCGCCCGAGAACGTCAATACCTTACGAGAGGCTGTTTTTGCCGAAATCGCTAAGATTCAACAAGGCCAAATCAGCGAGAAAGATATGACTAAGGTTACCGAAACCCTAAAACGCGATTGGGAAACCAACCAACAACGCAACCAGTTTTGGGTAAATGCATTGAGCGATATGTTCCAACACAAACTCCCTCTGAGCGACCTAAAGGCATACCCGAGCTATATCGACGAACTGAAAAAAGAGGACTTACAAGCCTTGGCAAAACAAGTATTTCAAGATAACCGAATAGAGCTGGTCGTAAACCCTGAGTAA